One window of the Syngnathoides biaculeatus isolate LvHL_M chromosome 11, ASM1980259v1, whole genome shotgun sequence genome contains the following:
- the LOC133509215 gene encoding zinc finger and SCAN domain-containing protein 2-like codes for MSTNMPTDTLNLESQLLSIMDVLVKAAVLEIRQLFSENSASLRLHLSQSLRDNENLRMRMKAMRSEIFSLRLQTRSNRPASRVSALRANLTKARSKTPVVPKPLATQETPSISGHMTSETSPEVKECAVEEIPDIILIKDEEDTEACEPNENQDGFSRPSVQNEVGAGAHNIDSARFSYLTGNKKDLRIISIHGRGEGPLQDDIETLFAATDQQVFNSQDLTHESFLSVLPSTSSRTPLKNSQLDRVPSSQTTILRTVDGSGGHPSHMDQFSQQLNPIFSSHTINKSLDCNFCGMLFSNREDLMAHRATHTAEPHISCNMCGKSFANKTTLGIHMRIHTGEKPYVCSLCGKRFTQNGSLKIHLRTHSGEKPYTCSQCPASFNNPSNLRRHMITHSTNGPL; via the exons ATGTCAACAAACATGCCGACGGACACTTTGAATCTCGAGTCGCAGCTTTTATCCATCATGGACGTGCTGGTAAAAGCGGCGGTGCTGGAAATAAGGCAGTTGTTCTCTGAGAACTCTGCGTCCCTGCGGCTCCACCTCAGCCAGAGCCTGCGGGACAACGAGAACCTCAGAATGAGGATGAAAGCGATGAGGAGCGAGATCttctccctccgcctgcagacCCGGAGCAACCGGCCCGCTAGCCGCGTTTCCGCCTTAAGGGCAAATTTGACAAAAGCCCGAAGCAAAACACCAG TTGTTCCAAAGCCTCTAGCAACCCAAGAAACTCCTTCCATCTCTGGGCATATGACATCTGAGACTTCTCCTGAAGTGAAAgag TGTGCAGTTGAAGAGATCCCTGATATCATCCTGATAAAAGATGAAGAGGATACTGAAGCATGCGAGCCAAATGAAA ATCAGGATGGTTTTTCACGTCCCTCTGTTCAGAATGAGGTTGGCGCTGGTGCACACAACATAGACTCTGCCCGATTTTCCTATCTGACAGGAAATAAAAAGGACCTGAGAATCATCAGTATTCATGGACGGGGAGAAGGGCCTCTTCAAGACGACATTGAAACCCTCTTTGCTGCAACTGATCAGCAGGTTTTTAACTCTCAGGACCTTACCCATGAAAGTTTCCTGAGTGTCCTCCCCAGTACCAGTAGTAGAACCCCGCTAAAAAACTCCCAGCTGGACAGAGTTCCCTCTTCTCAAACGACCATATTACGAACAGTTGACGGTAGCGGAGGACATCCCAGTCACATGGACCAGTTCTCCCAGCAGCTGAACCCCATCTTCTCATCTCACACCATCAACAAATCATTAGATTGCAACTTTTGTGGGATGTTATTCTCTAACCGCGAGGACTTGATGGCTCACCGGGCCACTCACACGGCGGAGCCGCATATTTCCTGCAATATGTGCGGCAAGTCGTTTGCCAACAAAACCACACTTGGCATCCACATGCGCATACATACCGGCGAGAAGCCATACGTGTGCTCCCTTTGCGGGAAGCGCTTCACGCAGAACGGCAGCCTCAAGATTCATTTGAGGACGCACTCCGGGGAGAAGCCGTACACCTGCTCCCAGTGCCCAGCCAGCTTTAACAATCCTAGCAACCTCCGCAGGCACATGATTACACACAGCACTAATGGACCGCTCTGA